The DNA window GGCGCCATTCTCCTTCTTTTTGCAATTGGTCTGGAGCTTTCGGTGGCCGAATTGGCCCGCCTCGGCTGGCGGGTTCTGTTGGCGGGCGTTGGCCAGATTCTGTTGATGGGGTGCCTTGCCTTCGGTTTTGCTCGAATTGCCGGCTGGGCTGGTCCCTCGGCCGTATTGCTGTCTTTTATTCTGGTGCATTCCAGCACCGTGGTCGCTCTGAAGCTCTTTGCGGATCGTGGCCAACTCGACGCCCCACAAGGTCGCGTCGCGACCGGCATTCTGGTGCTGCAGGATCTGTCGGTTGTCCCGATTGTGTTGCTGATTCCGCTGCTGGGCAAACCGGAGGGCATTGATCTTTCGGAGATTGCACGCGCCCTGGGCACGGCCTGCGTCGTGGTTGTAGGTATCGTCGCGCTGGCGAGGGTCGTCTTGCCAGCCCTGCTGCGCGAGGCTGCCGGGCTGGGACTTCGCGAACTCTTTACGGTCACGGTCGTTCTGATCTGCCTCGGTACGGCCTGGCTCGCGGAAAGTATGTCTCTCTCACTGGAGGTGGGAGCGCTGATCGCCGGGCTGGTTCTTTCCGACTCCGACTATTCACACCAGGTCTTTGCCGATATGGCGCCGCTTCGGGATGTCTTTGCGAGCCTGTTTTTCATCTCCATCGGAATGCACCTCGGCTACGAGTTCCTGATGACGCATGCTGTGGAAGTTCTGCTCGGCGCCGCCGGGTTGATGCTTGGCAAGATCCTCATTTTTCTGGTGCTTCTCTTGCCCGTCCTCGGTTCGCTGCGTCTGGCGCTCGTCGTGGCCGTGGGCCTGTCTCAGTTGGGCGAGTTGGCCATCATCCTTCTCCAGATAGCCGGGCCGACGGGCCTTTTTCCGCCCGGCGCACAGGAACTTCTGGTCGGCATTGCCGTGATCACATTCGGGGTCTCGCCCCTGCTGCTGGGGCCGGCCGAGAGGTTGGGTTTGTGGTGGCAGCGTCGGCGCGGGACGACTCTGGATTCTCTGGCGGACGAGCCGCCGGTCGACGGACATGTCGTGATTCTGGGTTATGGGTTGAACGGACGCAATCTGGCAAAAGTTTTGCGCGAGACGGGCGTTCCCTACCGCGTCGCTGCTCTGAACCCTGCCCGCGTCGCAGAGGCGCGCTCGCGCGGAGAGCATGTCGTCTTCGGGGATGCGACGAGTCGCGAGGTTTTGGAAACTCTGGCAGTTTCGCGGGCGTCGATCGTGGTCATCGCGATCTCCGACGCGGTGGCCAGTCAGCGGGCAACCGGACTGGTTCGGGAGCTGAACGCCTCGGCCGCTATTTTGGTCCGCACGCGCTATGTCACGGAGATGGAGCCGTTGCGGGCTCTGGGTGCGGATGAGGTGATTCCCGAGGAGTTCGAGACCTCGGTCGAGATTTTTGCCCGAGTTTTGCGCCGTCTCCATATCCCGCGCAATGTGATCGATTTGCAGATCTCCTTGATTCGCCAGGACGGCTACGAGATGCTGCGTGGTTTGGACTTGCCCGGTCAAGGCCTTCGCGATGTGCAGAAACTTCTCGTGGCAGCGATGACCGAGACCTACCTCGTCGAGCCTGCCTCGGCGGGTATCGGTCGCACGATTCGCGATCTGCAATTACGGGAGCAGACCGGCGTTACCTTGATTGCGGTCGTTCGCGGGGGACTGCCGTCGGCCAACCCCGACCCGGATTTTCGAATCGAGGAAGAGGATGTCCTCGTCCTGCTGGGGGATCATGCGGGTTTGGAAAGGGCGTTTCAGGTTTTGGGCGGAAACCCCGAGAACTGAGTTTCGCGCAGTCCTTCGTCAGAGAGCCCTCAGGGCGCGGACGAAGAACTTGGCAAAGCGTGGACCGTCGATTGCCGTGGCACAGCGGATTTTCCGTCCCTTGGGGTCTTCGTAGGTTCGGAAGACATCGCCATCCCAGCCCGTGCTGATTCCAAGATCTTCAAACTCGCAATGAGATTCATCGAGTGCGCAGGCAAGTGCCAGCGGGTCGTGCAGAAAGGCTGCATTGCCGGAAAGATCACCCACGAAGCCCTCGAAAAGGGATCGCTGTATGGGGGTCCAGCGGTCGAGAGCCCGCAGGATGGCGGCACGTGCCGGACCGGCGCCATCGGCGAGACGATCGCGGTCGTCCGGCGTAAGCCATGTCTGCAAGGTAACGTCGGCGGTCACCAATCGGGTCGGAATTTGCGCCTCGAGAACGATCGTCGCGGCGGCTGGATCGGAGCAGATATTATAGTCGATGCCGAAGGGAAAGCTTTTTTGACCGAATGTAATCTCGCGCAGGTGGCCGCCCATGATCGTCAGTTGCGGGATTTTCGCGGCCGTCTGAGGTGCCTCGAGAATGAGTCGGGCGATATTGGTCAGCGGGCCCACGGCAACCACTTCCGCTTGGGGATGCGTTTCGATCATCCGTGCGAGTGCCGCGACGCCCGTCTCTGTCGGCAGCGCGTCCCGATCGCTTTCGTCGAGAATACCGTCCCCTTCCTGGCCGTGCCAGAAAAACCGCTTTTCGTCATCTACGGGATCGACGGTACCCGCAAACACGGGAATTCCGGATTGTCCGGCGAGGCGTGCCAACTTCCGTGCGATCCGGGCACGGCATGCGGTATCCCCCGAGACTGTCGTGATGCCGATCAATTCGATCGACGGCTCCGCCAGTGCCAGTCCCAGGCAAAGAGCGTCGTCCACATCGCTGCCGATATCTGTGTCGAGAATGATTTGCTTCATCGAATTTCCAGTTCCTCGATGGTGGCCGCGGGCTCGGAAATCCACGAGCATCCGGTGTCGATGGCCGTCAGAGACGCCGTGACTTCACCAACAGCGGCGACTCGGGCCGCACCGATCGTGCGTCGCAAGATTTCCACACCCGCGATTTGTACCGTGGTCTCCCATGCGGCCAGGTCGCGTGCTCCTTCGCTATAACCACGCCAGAGCGCGGCGGCGCGACGACGCAGAGAGGATTCGTCCTTGAGTGCAATGGCGGCGAGCCCGAGGTGGCCGAGCAGCAAGCCGGGGTCCAGCGCCGCACAGCCCATATGGGCGATCTCTGCATCGAGCAGCTTTGTGCCCTGCGCGGAAAGGAGAATATTTCCCGGCTGCGGGTCGGCGTGCACCAGCACGAGCTCCTCGTCCCGGCACTGCTGATGGAGAGCGGTGATGCGACGCTGTAGCGGCTCGTCGTCACGGAGATTGCCTGCGCCCTCGCGGACGGGTTGGGGCAGGGGGAAGTCATTATCGCCAAAGGGCAGCTCGAAAATATGCGCGAAGTGAAGCTGGCGCATATCCTCGTTCCGAAACTTCGATCGCAGAACCGCTTGGTCCTGTGTGCTTTGGTGGACGCGCCCGAGCAGACCCCCGATGGTCTCGAGTGCCGAGGTGAGGTCGCGTGTCGACAGTAGCTCGTGGTCGAGGCGGGGGCAGGTGCCGAGGTCTTCCAGAACGAGAACGCGCTGGTCGGGGTCGAAGTCGAGGATTGTCGGACAGCAGTGGTCCGGATCGACTGTGGCGGCATGGCGGATCCACGATGCTTCGATGAGGATTCTTCGGGTATCTGCCCGGTATTGGGGGAATTTCTCCAATTGCTCGCGTGCTTGCTTGATGATCCAGCTCTGACCGTCGGGCGCTCGCACGCGCCGAACCCAATTGATATTCCCGTCGCCGGCGGACTCGACCGCACAGGGGGTTCCCGGTGGGATCAGCCCTCGCTGGCATAGGAAGTCCACAACGGAATCCTCATTCAGCGCTATCGTTGGAGAATCCTCCCGCAAGTTTTCCACCATCGGAGCTTCGCGTGCCGCTCCGATGGATGCAACAGTGAGACCCAGTGGGTCGCGATAATGACAATCCCCCCCGAACCCCGGCGGTCGCGGTTTTGGGGCCCCTGGACCCGGATTCGCAGGGCTTGCGGGACCAGACCCTACAGCCCGCGGAGGTAATTTCACTTCGGGACTCGGATTTTGCCGAGAAAATCGCTTCCTGCGCATCTGACCTCCTGATCTTTTTGAGCGAAGGTGACTCTCTTGCGCCCGAGGCTCTGGTCCGCTCTTCGCGAGCGATGGCCGGAACGGCCGCGGCGGTCGTGATGCGAGCCGAAGGCGTGGATTCGTTCGGTACACCTGATCAGAATGTTGGTTCCAGACCGATCGACGAGAGCGAATTTCTGCTTCGCTGGGTCAGCGGCGTGCCTTTGGTCACCAGTCAGGTGATGCTGCGACGCAGTCGCGTCCAATCAGCATTGCGTCTGCCGGGCGTCTCGCGGCCCCGGGAGGTGATCGCGGCGGTCATCGCGCGCCACGAAACACGATTCCTCGACGAGATTCTGGTGCGCTGCGATGGTACTTCTCGCGGCGCGGAATTCCCCGCGAATCTCCTCGCGACAGATTTGTTGGAGGACTTTTGTTTTCGGTTAGGTGGGGGGCGCTGGGCGGATCCTCGTGCACGAGCGCAAGTCCGCTGTCGGCTCGCGGATGCGTTAGGGGAGGGCGCCGGAGACGAAGGAGTCGTTCGGGTCCTGCGTGATGCCGCAGATCAGCTTGCCGGCGGAGAGGCAACGAGAGTTTCACCGCCAAATGCCCGACGATCCTTCGCCGGGATTCCGCGGGGAACACTGCCCATGCCCCCGGCAGCCGTTGCGCAAGATTGGGACCGGCGAGCGGATCAGAACATCAGCCGCGAGGAACTCATGGCCGCGATGAATGCGCGCGCAGACTTGCGCGAAGATATCTGCCCCACGGCGCGGACGGTTGAAGGACTTCGGCGAGGTCTCGCGGGCCTGGCGTCGGGTGCGGTGCGGGCGGATCGATCGGACGCACCCACCCAAATGCTCATGCCGGAACCCGACCGCTCAGCAGAGGACGGCCTGGAGCGCCAGCCGTGTGTGGCCTTGCAGGTGCCCTCGCTCGGATCGGGCGGTTTGGAAAATATTGTCGCGATTCTCGCGCGTCGACTCTCAGCGCAGGGATTTCGCGTGCTGGTGATCTGCGACAAGGCCGGAGGCATCCTGGCCGAAGAACTCGTGGCCGAAGGCCTGGAGGTTTTCGTTCTCGGGGAGCAGGACCCGGAGGGCGAGTTGGCGGTTCTTTTTGCGGATCAAAATGTGGATGTTCTCTCGGCACACTATTCGTGGTTGGGGGTTCCGGCTGCGGCCGCGCAGGACATTCCGGTCGTGATGACGGTGCACAATGAATACGGATGGATGGGTGCCGCAGCTCATGAAACCGTTTGTGCGCTGGACTCTCTGGTCCACGGTTATATCGCCGTGAGCCAGACCGTTGCGGATTTTCACGCAGCACGCTTTTCGATTGATCCGGGTCGGATTGCCGTTGTCCGGAATGCGGCAAGCGACCGCTTGCGGGTTTTGGGCACAACCCACCGCGAGGCGAAACGAGCCGAACTGAACCTCGACCCCGAGGCCTGCGTCCTGCTGTTGGTTGGCCGTCTGGAACCGGTCAAAGGACAGCTCTTGCTAGCCGAGGCCGTGGCTCGATGCGCCCGGCAGGGGCTTTTCTGTCAGGTGTTACTGGCTGGCGAGGTGGGCGACTCTCTTTACGCGGCGCAGTTGGAGAAACGTCTCGAGGCATTGGACCTGACGAAGCATTTCCGGATCCTGGGGGAGCGCTCCGATGTCCCCGAGTTGCTTGCAGCGGCCGACTTTTTTGTGCAGCCCTCGCTCTTTGAGGGCTTGAGTTTGGCCGCTGTCGAGGCCTTGCAGGCCGGGGTTCCGGCGGTTCTGGCCCCAACAGGCGACGCGGGCTTTCTCCTCGGCGTCGACGATGCGGAACCCGCAGGTCTTGTTTTCGATCGAACGCCCGCAGATCCGCATCTCGTCCATTCGGAGATCCGTTTTCGTGAGGCTTCCGCGCCTTCGAGCGCAGACATTCAGGCACTCGCAGCAGCCTTGCAGGAGGCAACGACAAGAAAGGCGATGCTTGGTCGCGGCGCGGTCCGGCGGGCCGAAGAGTTACGCGAGCTTCTGAGTCCGGATCGGATGGTAGGGGCGCATGCAAGTTTACTCAAGCAGGCCGTGGCGGCAGGTGGCCTCTCTCATCTCGTCGATTTTCGTCGCGAGTTGATCGATGAGGCGGAACGGCTGGAATCAGAGTTTCAACTCCAGCGGCAAATGCAGCTGGAGGAAGCGGAGGCGAGACAAGCTCCTCCGCCGAGTCTTCTGAGTCGTTTGCGGGAACGATTCAGACGCTCTCGGTGATGGCCACGCGGCTCAGAATCGCTGCGGCACGTGCTTTCCAGGTGTGGCGTTCGGCTGCTTGACGGAGCTGATGGACGCGCTCGGGCGACCGCCCCTCGGCGACTGCTGCGTCGAGTTGCGGCAACCAGTCCTCCGCGCCTTGCGCGACCCTGACGGAGTTCTCCTTTCGGCACTCCTGCATCGCGGTTGTGACTGTTGGGCACCCTCCCGCCATATATTCAAAAAGCTTGAGTGGTGAGACGGCGTTGGTCAGGTCATCAACGATAAAGGGAATCGTCGCGACATCGAAAGCGGCGAGGATCGACGGCAAATCTGCGTAGGGGCGGGGGCCGATCAGGTGAACGTTGGGCAATTCGCCCAGCCCGCTGGCGGCAGCACTCCCATCGTGATCGGGGCCGACGAGAACGAAGCTCCACTTGGGGCGCGCCAATGCGGTTCGCCGGATCAGCTCATAATCGACCCAACGGGCCAAGGCTCCGAAGTACCCGATCACCGGGCCGGGCAGATGGTCGATCGATGCCTCGGGAATCACGCCTGCGGTTGCGAAGTGGTCGAAGTCCACGCCATTGGGCACGAGGAGAACGTCAGGTCGTATCTCGACTATTTCCTGCACGAGGCGGTCGGCGGTCGCGACCACGAGGTCGGCTTCGCGGACCAGGCGCGCATGCTCCCGGCGCAGACGTTCTTGCGGACCGCCAAAGACTTCCAGCACATCGACTGATTCATAGACGATTCGCGCCTCACGAAAGTATGCCGCCTCATAACCATTATACGGCATCGTGAAGACGATCGGGGACTGGACGCCATCAAACGCGCACAAGGGAACGGAGCTCAGGATGACATTCGGTGCGATCTCCCGGAGCCGCGGGCCCTCGGGGTCGTCGTAATCGTGCAGGCAGAAGAAGACCAGATGGTCCAATTGGCCGAGTGCCACTGCCAATTGGTGCGGGCGTTGGAAGAGGTCGATCGCCCATCCGATATTGGGCGGAAAAATCACCACTTCGCCGCGGGGACCTTTGGCAATCCGCTCTGTTATTTCCGCAGCAAAGCGCGCGGTATCGTGGCGATTCCCCTCATGAGGTCGCCAGTTGCAGGCCCATTTGTCTTCGTAGATCTTGCGATTCTCTTCATGGAGGCTGCGGTACTTGGCATCAGCCATTTTTCGGAAACTGGCCCGCCCGGCGTGATGAATATAAGCCTCTTCCGCGCAACTGACCCGGTAACCAGCCGCTCGGACGCGATGGGCATAGTCGTCGTCCTCGAACATGCCGATGCCATAGCGTTCGTCGAGGTCGCCGATTTTTTGATAGACGGCGCGCGGCATGGCGACGCAGTACATCGCCAGGACATCGATCGGATAGAGCATGTCTTCGTGTTCGTTACCCCAGGACTGGGCAAACTCGACAAGGCCCCCGAGATCGCGATAGCCGGCGTCCTGTCGTGCCTCGTTCCAGACGTTATTGGTGACGGGACCGATCAGCCCGATCTCGGGATCAGCTTCGAGATTATGGATCAGACGGCTCAGCCAACCGCGGGGCAGAACGGTATCGTTGTTCAGCAGCACGAGAAAATCACCGGAAGCGCGTGCGAGGCCCTGATTGTTTGCCGCCGCAAACCCCCGATTTTCCTTATTCAGGACGAGAGTGATGCGAGGTTCGCCTGCCGCCTGCTCTTCGAGATAGGCGGGAGTTTCATCGGTCGAGCCGTTGTCGACCAGAATTGCTTCCCAGCATGGCCATGAGGTATTCGCCCGCAGCGAGTCCAGGCACTGCCGGGTGAAGCCGAGATTGTTCCAGGTCACGATGATAATGCTGATTTTCGGGAACATATCGTTCACGATGTCGGCCATTGCGGCCCCGCGTGATTGCCAGGAGTTTTCTCTCGCGAAGCGTCGGCGAGCCGCAACGACGGTCGCATCCGAGCCCTCGAGCGCCTCCTCGAGCTTGCGTGTGAAGCTGGCCGGGTCGTTTGCCTGCTGGAACAGATTCCCGTGCGGCCGCAGTTCCGGAAGATCGCTGGTGACAACAGGCTTGCCGGCCGCCATGTATTCATAGGCCTTTACCGGGTCCGTTGCTTCGATCAGGGGCGTGGACTGGAAGGGAATGGTGGCAACATCGAAGCGAGCGAGCCAGGCGGGGAGTTCGCTGTAGGGCTTCTCGCCCAGAAAATGAACGTGTGGCAAGGCCTTGAGGTCGTCATGTTGGGGTGCTCCGAAGGTGGAGCCAATGAGCAGAAACGTCCACTCGGGGTGCTTGGCCGCGGCATCACGAAGCAGATCAAAATCGAACCATGCGGAAATAGCGCCGAAGTAACCGATCACCGGCCCCTCGATTTTGGGAAGACCGGCCGGCGACTCCGGCGAGGGGTTGGCGAAGTGATCAAAGTCGCCGGCATTGGGGATTCGGTGCAAGGGCTTGGCCGAGAAGGCCAACTTCGTCGCCAGCGCGCGCGAGGTGACGACGATCGCGTCCGCGTCCTCGGCGAGGCGCTTTTCGCGGCCGATCATCTCGGCGTCGTTGGTGGCAAAGCCCTCGTGGTCGTCCATGCAATCGTAGAGAACCCGCCAGCCTCGGTCGCGAAGCGCCAGTGCTGCATCGCTCCAGAACGGCAACTGCACGATGGATGCGGCCGTCGAGATGCCTTCCCGTCTCGCCAATTCTCGCAGCGACGCGACCAATGCGGCCTGATTGGCCTCATTGAGGGTGTCGGTATAGAGGTTGCAAGCCTCGGCCATGCCGGGTTTGACGCGGAAGATGCCTTTCTCGATCAGCGACAGGCGTGGTGCGGCTCCAGGCTCGAGGTGTGCGCCCGTGAGCAAGGAGTCCGGGTCGATCCAGAAAATGCGGTGGCCACGAGCGGCCAGCGCCCGCATGAGCTGTTGGGGGCGCTGGAATCGGAAATCCCAGTCAATAATCGGAAAGCAGATGATATCAACGGATGCAGCACGGTCTTCGATCTTGCCGGTGGTTGCGAGCAAACCTTCCTCCGAGACCACCCACGGCCGAGGTTTGGGCGGCAACCCGACCATCTTCCGCAAGCGGGTCCGGATCGGATACGGAATATGCCGTCCGATATGCTCCTGGCCAGCCCTGAGGAGCACTCCTCCGAGGCGGCGATAAATTCGCTGTTGCGTCACCAATTCCCTCGCTACACCTTGCGCGCACGGCACTCAATGACCACCTTTTCGGATACCTGATGTCGAACGAAGCCCATGGGGAATTCTCGCCTGACGAGAGCCTGACGGCGAGCCTCGAGGCTCTTGAGCCCGAGTTGCGCTCTCGGCTGAAGGCGACCCTTCTCGATGATATGCTCACCGAATACGACGCTCGATTCCTGGTGGATTTCGTGCAGGGGCTTTCGGTTGAATTCTCCGAGGCTTTCCTTGAGGTTTTTCAGAACTGGGCGGTGGAGGAAGAGGCTCATTACGCGGCCTTTCGCGGCATTTGCAAACTCTTCCGACCGGGATTGCAGGCGGATCTGGATGCGCGCCGACCGGATTTCGGGGGCATCGAGCATCTTTTCGGCAGCGAGTTCGAGATCCTATGTCTGCTGGCCTATGACGAACTGGCGACAATTCGGGGCTACCGCGGGAATCTGCCGCTCTATGACCTTCTGGGCGCTCCCTTCGGGTCGTTCCTCCGAACCGTAGTCGCGGACGAGGGGCGCCATTACGCGTCGTTCCGACAACTTTTATTCGATTGTCACGGCGACAAGCTTGCAGATGCCCCGGCGATTATCCGGCGGATTCGTGGTGCGGACGGGGCCCCATATCAGTCGACTTTCGTGCTGGATCATGACGATCCGATCTATGGCACCGAAATTTTTGACGAAGCGGCAGCGGTTCTGGAACGTCAATTGACCCAAAACCTGCCGGCGGCCTGAAGGTAGAGTCGCGTGCTGCTGCGTTCTTTTTGTGTCAGAGGAAACCTGTGAATCGCGATCGAATGATAGCTTCTCTCGATGACGGACCCTGGGACGTCATTGTGGTCGGCGGAGGAGCCTCGGGCCTGGGAATCGCCGTCGATGCCCAGAGCCGCGGTTACCGGACGCTCCTGCTCGAGAAATGGGACTTCGCGAAAGGAACCTCGAGCCGTTCCACCAAGTTGGTGCATGGTGGCGTGCGCTACCTGCAGCAGGGCAATGTATCGCTGGTCCTCGAAGCCCTGCGCGAACGCGGCCTGTTGTGTCGTAATGCGGCTCATCTGGTCCACGATCTGGCTTTCATCGTACCCCGATACCGATGGTGGGAAGGTCCTTTTTACGGTGTGGGGCTGAAATTATACGATCGCCTCGCTGGCAAGCTCAATCTGGCCCGTTCCCGAATTCTCGATCGGAAGACCACCATGGCCAAGATTCCCAATGTGGAAACCGAAAGTCTGCTCGGCGGGGTCCAGTACTACGACGCTCAATTCGACGATGCGCGGCTCGCTCTTTCTCTCGCCATGACGGCCGCGGACGAGGGCGCGACTCTGCTCAACTATATGTCGGTGGATCGGTTGTTGAAAAAAGATGGTCAGGTGGTTGGGGTCGCTGCCACCGATGCAGAGACCGGCCGCCAGCATAATTTGCACGGCTCGGTCGTGATCAATGCTACCGGCGTTTTTACTGATTCCGTGCGTCGCCTCGACGATTCCCGGGCCGGTGTTACCGTCACGGCGAGCCAAGGCGTGCATATCGTCCTCGACCGCAGCTTTCAGCCCTCGGATACCGCGATCATGGTTCCACAAACGGATGATGGCCGAGTTCTATTTGTCATTCCGTGGCATGATCGGTGTCTGGTGGGGACAACCGATACCGAGGTACCCGAGGCCGATATCGAGCCCCGGCCGATGGCCGAGGAAATCGAGTTCATCCTGCGCAACGCAGCCCGCTATCTGGACCACGACCCCAAACAGGAAGACATCCTGAGTTGCTTCGCCGGGCTGCGGCCGCTGGTGAAGGCTGATGCGGAGACAGGCGGCACGAAGTCCATTTCACGCGAGCATTCGGTTCTGATTTCGGAATCCGGATTGGTCACGATCGTGGGTGGCAAGTGGACGACTTACCGGAAGATGGCCGAAGATACCGTCAATGATGCGGCGAGTATTGCCGGGCTTGAGGAGAGGCCCTGCCGGACCGAAGAGCTGCATCTCCACGGCTGGATGGACCGAGATGATCCAGCTTTGCCCGCAGACGGACATATGGAGATGTACGGGTCAGATGCCGCAGCGGTCCAGACGTTTCTGGCCGAGTTCCCCGATGGAGAGACTCTCCTGCACCCGGATCTGCCATACTCTCGAGGGCAGGTGGCCTGGGCCGCGCGGTTTGAAATGGCACGCACGCTCGATGATGTCCTCGCACGGCGCACACGTTGCCTTTTGCTGAATGCACGCGCGGCGATAGCCGCCGCCCCCGATGCGGCAGCGATTCTCGCCGCAGAACTTGGACGTGACGAGGCTTGGCAAAACCATCAGGTCGAAGCATTTCGGGCGCTCGCAGCTTCCTACCTGCCCTGATCGCGCCCAAACGGCCGGAGATGGCCGGTCGACTTTTGTCGCTGTGCTCGAGAGCACAAAAAAAGCCCGGACCCCTTTTGAGGGCCCGGGCTCTTTGCGAAGCAAACGCGCTTTTTAGAGTCGCGCTCCGACGGCAAAGCCGAAGAGGCGTGGCTCAATGGTGAACACGTTTGTGAAGTTGGCGGTCGCGGCATCAGAGACATACATGCCGGTCACGTTGTCGTCGTTGAGGATGTTTTTCACATAGCCTCGAACGAACCAGCGACCTTCAGCATCTTCGAAGATCATCTGTGCATCCCAACGGTACCAGGACGGAATCTTGTCCAGAGGCGCGTTGTAGATACGACCCCACATGGCGCTCTGCCAGTAGAAGTCCGTACGAGGTGTGATGTCGATTCCCAGAGACTCGATCGGGAACGTGTACTGAGCGCCGAGGCTGAACGAGAACTCAGGTGCGTTCGCCAGCTCGTTGCCCTTCAGGTTGTACTCATACTCGAGCGACTTGCCATTCTCCGGGTTGCTGGAGATGTTTTCGGCCTCGCCCGCTGCGTTCGGAACCGATTCCATGGCTCCACAGTTGAGCAACGTGGGCGCTCGCTTCTCTTCGCCGTTGTGAACCACGTTGGCAAAGGTGATCGGCTCGTTGACGAAGTAGTTGTAACCACCGTCTCCGATGCCATCCAGCCGCCCATCGAAGTAGGCGTCAAAGAACTTCTCCTTGTTGACGACGCAGGGCTGCGCGAAGATGGAGTCCTTGCCCAGATAGTTCGGGTTTGTCCCTGCGCCAGATTGCTCGTAGTGGCGCTCGCCATTGGGGTCGCGCGGATCTGCGGTTTTGAAATCCTCCGAGATCTTGCTTCCCAGGTACGAGAAGTTGAAGTTGATCAAAGCGCCCGGCAGGACCGGCGGCACCCAGATCGACTCAAGCTCGAGACCCCAGACGAAGGCGTCGGTGTTCTCGTTGAGTGCGGTACGGTTGGCAATCTTCGAGACTTGATAATCCTTGTAGTCATAGAAGAAGGCCGTGAGGTTGGCCTGCAGGCCCCAGTCCAGAATCGAGTTCTTCGCGCCAATTTCATAGGCGTTCACGAACTCGGGTGCGAACGTATCGGCGACTCCGCCGAATCCTGGCTGTTCCGGGTTGACTGCGGGGTTGAAGCCGCCGGGACGATAGCCTCGTGACCAGCTGAAGTAGGTCAGAGTCTCATCCGTGAAGGGCAGCTCGGCCGCGTAGTCGATCACGAAACGACCGGTGAAGGCGTTCCAGGTTTCCTCGGTGGGCGAACCCTTGAGGACGCGAGCCATGTTGTAGGTCGGAATTTGCTGTCCCGGCAGGAAGCAGCGCTCTTCGCCGTTCTCGTCGATGAAGCAATCCTGCGCGCCCGGGAAGTCGGTCACGCCCGGGAAGCTGGGACCCACAGGTGTGAGAGTCTCGCCTCCGGTACCAATGCAGAGAAGGTCAGCACCGCCGAGAGGGAGAGGCGTAGCCGACTGGGCGAGAGGGTCGGTGTTGATCAGGCAGAGCTGGTTGGGAGGTGTCCCGACAGCGCCACCGCCAGCCAGAGAGTTGAACAGCGTGGATCGGTCCGAAACGCTCTTCTGATCGTAGTTCCAACGGAAGCCACCGGTCAGTTTCAAGGACGGGGTCACGTCGACATAGCCTTCGGTGTAGAAGCCGAGGCCTGTGCGATCGTAGCTGCCGGTCGCGTTGTCAAAGAAGCTGGGATAGAGTCCCGAGAGCCCGATGTTGGGGATAGGACCCTGCGGCTGAATGATTGGCGTAGCGTTCACAGCCACCGCTTCCAGCGTGTTGGAGAGGACGCGATAGCCGCCCTCGCT is part of the Candidatus Binatia bacterium genome and encodes:
- a CDS encoding cation:proton antiporter, which encodes MELRDVVLLLAASIPIVFVCHRVGVPSLVGFLLTGILLGPEGTGWVQDAEVVERLGQAGAILLLFAIGLELSVAELARLGWRVLLAGVGQILLMGCLAFGFARIAGWAGPSAVLLSFILVHSSTVVALKLFADRGQLDAPQGRVATGILVLQDLSVVPIVLLIPLLGKPEGIDLSEIARALGTACVVVVGIVALARVVLPALLREAAGLGLRELFTVTVVLICLGTAWLAESMSLSLEVGALIAGLVLSDSDYSHQVFADMAPLRDVFASLFFISIGMHLGYEFLMTHAVEVLLGAAGLMLGKILIFLVLLLPVLGSLRLALVVAVGLSQLGELAIILLQIAGPTGLFPPGAQELLVGIAVITFGVSPLLLGPAERLGLWWQRRRGTTLDSLADEPPVDGHVVILGYGLNGRNLAKVLRETGVPYRVAALNPARVAEARSRGEHVVFGDATSREVLETLAVSRASIVVIAISDAVASQRATGLVRELNASAAILVRTRYVTEMEPLRALGADEVIPEEFETSVEIFARVLRRLHIPRNVIDLQISLIRQDGYEMLRGLDLPGQGLRDVQKLLVAAMTETYLVEPASAGIGRTIRDLQLREQTGVTLIAVVRGGLPSANPDPDFRIEEEDVLVLLGDHAGLERAFQVLGGNPEN
- a CDS encoding nucleoside hydrolase gives rise to the protein MKQIILDTDIGSDVDDALCLGLALAEPSIELIGITTVSGDTACRARIARKLARLAGQSGIPVFAGTVDPVDDEKRFFWHGQEGDGILDESDRDALPTETGVAALARMIETHPQAEVVAVGPLTNIARLILEAPQTAAKIPQLTIMGGHLREITFGQKSFPFGIDYNICSDPAAATIVLEAQIPTRLVTADVTLQTWLTPDDRDRLADGAGPARAAILRALDRWTPIQRSLFEGFVGDLSGNAAFLHDPLALACALDESHCEFEDLGISTGWDGDVFRTYEDPKGRKIRCATAIDGPRFAKFFVRALRAL
- a CDS encoding phosphotransferase, with the translated sequence MDFLCQRGLIPPGTPCAVESAGDGNINWVRRVRAPDGQSWIIKQAREQLEKFPQYRADTRRILIEASWIRHAATVDPDHCCPTILDFDPDQRVLVLEDLGTCPRLDHELLSTRDLTSALETIGGLLGRVHQSTQDQAVLRSKFRNEDMRQLHFAHIFELPFGDNDFPLPQPVREGAGNLRDDEPLQRRITALHQQCRDEELVLVHADPQPGNILLSAQGTKLLDAEIAHMGCAALDPGLLLGHLGLAAIALKDESSLRRRAAALWRGYSEGARDLAAWETTVQIAGVEILRRTIGAARVAAVGEVTASLTAIDTGCSWISEPAATIEELEIR
- a CDS encoding glycosyltransferase family 4 protein, producing the protein MGRDNDNPPRTPAVAVLGPLDPDSQGLRDQTLQPAEVISLRDSDFAEKIASCASDLLIFLSEGDSLAPEALVRSSRAMAGTAAAVVMRAEGVDSFGTPDQNVGSRPIDESEFLLRWVSGVPLVTSQVMLRRSRVQSALRLPGVSRPREVIAAVIARHETRFLDEILVRCDGTSRGAEFPANLLATDLLEDFCFRLGGGRWADPRARAQVRCRLADALGEGAGDEGVVRVLRDAADQLAGGEATRVSPPNARRSFAGIPRGTLPMPPAAVAQDWDRRADQNISREELMAAMNARADLREDICPTARTVEGLRRGLAGLASGAVRADRSDAPTQMLMPEPDRSAEDGLERQPCVALQVPSLGSGGLENIVAILARRLSAQGFRVLVICDKAGGILAEELVAEGLEVFVLGEQDPEGELAVLFADQNVDVLSAHYSWLGVPAAAAQDIPVVMTVHNEYGWMGAAAHETVCALDSLVHGYIAVSQTVADFHAARFSIDPGRIAVVRNAASDRLRVLGTTHREAKRAELNLDPEACVLLLVGRLEPVKGQLLLAEAVARCARQGLFCQVLLAGEVGDSLYAAQLEKRLEALDLTKHFRILGERSDVPELLAAADFFVQPSLFEGLSLAAVEALQAGVPAVLAPTGDAGFLLGVDDAEPAGLVFDRTPADPHLVHSEIRFREASAPSSADIQALAAALQEATTRKAMLGRGAVRRAEELRELLSPDRMVGAHASLLKQAVAAGGLSHLVDFRRELIDEAERLESEFQLQRQMQLEEAEARQAPPPSLLSRLRERFRRSR